The Theileria parva strain Muguga chromosome 1, complete sequence, whole genome shotgun sequence DNA window GAACATTGTTGCAGCTGGATTAATAATATCCAACGAAAAACTATTTGGAATTACATTTACTCCAGATTTCGAGAAACAGTTCGGAGTGGACGGGACTCAGATGACATTTTTTGAGATGGTTTGGTCACTTAGGGACTGTTGGAATTATCTTCCATTCTTCATTTTCTATGTACTTTCTATTTTAGTACCGGTTTTATTTCATCTCTCGTTTCTTGCAGGACTCTTTCTATACAAAATTACTGTTAGCAATAAGGATTTTAGCTCTATATCCAAATTCGACCCAGGCAATCCATTGATACACCCATGCCATTCATTTAACTTGTCAGTAAAACTGACGAAATTTGTACtaaatatttcaaatttgtTGTCAGAATGGTCGCTGGGAGAAGTACTAGCCCTGGGGACAGTGGCAGGATATGTATCACTTTATACGGCACCAAACGTCCGCTTCTATATACCCCCTCCGAAATTCGTCTCCGTCTTCTTCATAATATCGTCCTTCGGAGTCAcctcatttttaattaacataCAGTTCTTCATGTGGTACACCAGGATTATAAACCGTCTCTCGGATGTAACAATTTATGTGGAATCAGTTAATTCAGCAACCACCTCAGAAAATGGCGATTACAGTATTAGCGGTAAACTTAGTCATACACACCTGGTTAATGACCAGGGAATGATAATAGGTGACTCTAAAAGTAACCTACAAAGACTGGAATCATCTATTGAACACAATGTTAATGATGTAGACAACCAAAATACGAGGACTCCAGGTAAGAGGAACAAGGTTCGGATCATGTTCATTAAGGTCGTTGACTTTATAAGACATGTAATATactctaaaataattgtttcTGCCTTCTTCGCATTCCTGTTCCTCTTGTCATTGTGTTTGTTCGGATTCGGTTTCTTATCCAGTACTCCCCCAACTAAAATCGACGAACGCAAGGTACAGAACTTCCTCGACTTTGGCTTGCCTGGAATCTTCAACATTGTTAAGAGAAATCTACCGAAATCATATGGAGACTGTAATTACATAGAAGAGCCTCCAAAACCATGTTCAGGATCTTCATCAATATATCACATGAATGAAACTGTTTATTTCGAGTTAGTATGGATTACGGGTATAGATTCAATTCAATTTGTAGAGTCGAACTTTGTGGTTAGGGATGATAACAGGTTATCAATCACTTCTCATGTAAAATTCACCGTCCTTAAGCCATACATGAAGATAGGAGCATGTCTTTACGGCAGGTGTAACACAGTATATGCCGGCGAAAACCTCTGTTGTGGAGATGATGTCCACGTCGTTATATCGGTTTCAGCCTCCTGTAATGACGATTTCCCGCATCTGAGgaatgttaaatttgatgaattGAAAATCAGAAACCTGAAATTCAGAAACGAACTCCAATTCCTAATTCATAAGGTCATTTCAATAGAGGCATTCCTGGAGAAACAGTTGCTGAGgtacataaataattacttAGAAAGGCAAGAGGAATTGTTTGACTGGAGAGGAATCCCATTCTCTGTTTCCGATTACATAAACtttttaacaaatgttAACTTCCCTCATGGAATCAAATGCCCACCTGTCAAACCTACGAAACCTTCTCTTCCTGAAAATTGATAGTACACTCccttgtaaaatattttaaactaatgATGTTTTATATCCACTTGATTAAGTCGAAAATtcattttgtttaaaactTGGCCACGATCTTATCATTTCTCTCTGTAATATAGTCGAATATATCTTATAtgattattatattacacGAATATTAACtgatatttatttgttatttattagaaAAAGTTGATTTGTAGAAAGAAGGCGATTTTCTATGAATTCAAAGacaaatattgtaaatcGGGGTGAATTGACTACCTTCTAAgggaaataataaataaaaattagacAACAGATACGAGAAagatgaaaaaataaatattttcatGAATTCGTAAATTAATGAAGATGTGTAAACATTAAGGTATATAGACAGGTTCGACAACTGTGCAACCAGTGCGCAGACAAAACCGAGCAAAAATGAAAGAGAAACCAAAAACTATGTAAACTAGTTAAAaactataaataaatgcacaaaaattttaattttataaatgaaaaataaaaaaataatgcATAGTCTGCTGTGAGTTTAATCCAATGCTGCTAACCAGGTTTCTGTTTGGAATTTTGGCAATTATAGTttcaaatataatatacaaaccCTGTCAATCAATAAAAGATGAATTTACTATAAACcaggtaaaataaataaataaaaagtgGTTGCGTTAACACCATTTGATTCATACATAGAAAATAAACAATTCTTTTCTTTATTATGATTTTAGGTTAAATCATCTTTTATCCAGAGAACAGATGTGGATCCAAATACTCCAGCTTCaggtataaattttattttttagaatgCATTCGAATAAATAGATAGTTGGCATTGAACCTACACAttagaaatgtgtatatttaGCTTGTTTAATAGCACCCCtttctataaaataatccTACTTAGTCAAAACTGGAGAGACTGTGGATGTGATCACTAATAAGAATGATGGTGGTGGGTCGGATAAAACAAAACAAGAGCCTAGTAAAGCTGAGACCAAGGTAGAATCAACCACAACCAAAGAGCAAGTTCATGAACATGAACAAGAAAAACAAAAATCAGAACCTTCCCAAAAAACTGAGGAAGTTACAAAACAAGTTGAAAAGGTTGAGAATCCAACAAAAGAGAGTTCAGACCAATCTAAAACTGTAAACTCAGAAGTTAATCATCATGACCATAAAACTCATCATTCTCATGGCCATCATCACAGGCATGGACATGGACATAATCatgatgaagatgattTCGATGATCATGATGACTTTGATGATGAAGACCATGAACATGACCATGAACATGAAGATGAAGAGTTGCATCATGCCAAAGGTGGTAATGGTTCTTCAGTTACTGAACACAAAAAGGATTTAAATTCAGGACAATCTGAAAACTCAGAAAAGGAGGTAAAACAGCCAGAAGAACCTAAAGATAGTCAAAAGGTTGAGAACGCCCCAAAGGTTGAAGGTGAACAAAAAGTTGAAAGTCAGCAGAAGGCTGAGGAAACCAAACCTACCAATGAACCACAAAAGAGTGAAGAAACCAATCAGACTAGTGAGCCACAAAAGAGTGAAGAAACCAATCAGACTAGTGAACCACAAAAGGAGAAAGAAGTCGTGACAGAACAACAAAATAAGGAAGAACAGCCTGTTAAAGACGATTCTAAGAAGGAAGAAACACCTTCTCCTGAACAAACTGGTGGTGAAGAACAAAAATCGCCCGTGGATAATCAGGCCAAGGAGACTGAAGCCGACAAGGCTGAAACTGGGGTTGAAAACAAAGAAGCTGAACAAA harbors:
- a CDS encoding Paraquat-inducible protein A family protein, with protein sequence MGKFKNPTKTHKMDEVSESSLQQKSDSSLVRRMSASSVQPKVESSDPNKNDLIETYRSVSEIPKKKRKSKFRDLFCFSFKNPAYQRMPKNNRRWLHIYKIMSIMAMILLVVAYTFFILLLFAPIIYVDAGAIVDPNLFKPTHESLLHSVRTLWYQKAYIVIFVVVTFSITLPFVKMLATLIAYLVTSLHRSRQIDLFYGSKLRVESQVRAFSSRSQSDEPNSYESSNFESMDYSVYEDRKITKYAREVLVILKLISKFQMVDSIILLYNICFLRSAFTWSRHGNGLLYLVIYCLTSILGTQLLNLSVEGEHDMFEYWKAVRLLCLPNSVNYDRYYDTFQNNDQSEELEYKNSLMEYNVQYRTSNTNFNETTHLESSSEMDQSNSGLNITEKSTSSAGKNPSVFNLKSKEKSGSFEVISNGTSEPYFYEFLYKDKRKDLKTKWYISEIFVAVLVVLNIVAAGLIISNEKLFGITFTPDFEKQFGVDGTQMTFFEMVWSLRDCWNYLPFFIFYVLSILVPVLFHLSFLAGLFLYKITVSNKDFSSISKFDPGNPLIHPCHSFNLSVKLTKFVLNISNLLSEWSLGEVLALGTVAGYVSLYTAPNVRFYIPPPKFVSVFFIISSFGVTSFLINIQFFMWYTRIINRLSDVTIYVESVNSATTSENGDYSISGKLSHTHLVNDQGMIIGDSKSNLQRLESSIEHNVNDVDNQNTRTPGKRNKVRIMFIKVVDFIRHVIYSKIIVSAFFAFLFLLSLCLFGFGFLSSTPPTKIDERKVQNFLDFGLPGIFNIVKRNLPKSYGDCNYIEEPPKPCSGSSSIYHMNETVYFELVWITGIDSIQFVESNFVVRDDNRLSITSHVKFTVLKPYMKIGACLYGRCNTVYAGENLCCGDDVHVVISVSASCNDDFPHLRNVKFDELKIRNLKFRNELQFLIHKVISIEAFLEKQLLRYINNYLERQEELFDWRGIPFSVSDYINFLTNVNFPHGIKCPPVKPTKPSLPEN